Genomic DNA from Luteolibacter arcticus:
CGTGAAGTGGTTCGCGTAAAAGTGGTCCGCACACTCCGTGTGCGGGAAGAATTCGCGGGTGAGCCGACGGCAGACCTGGTCGCTAGTCCGCACACGAGTGTGCGGGCCACGTGGAGTCACTGGATCCCCAACAGCTCCACCTCGAATACCAGCGTGCTGTTCGGCGGGATTGCCGGGGTCGGGCTTTGTGGGCCGTAGGCGAGGTTGGCCGGGACCTCGAACTTGAACTTGTCGCCCACCACCATGAGCTGCACGCCCTCGGTCCAGCCGGGGATCACCCGGTTGAGCGGGAAGCTCGCGGGTTCAGCCCGGTCGACGGAACTATCGAAGACGGTACCATTGAGCAGCGTGCCGTGGTAGTGGACGGTGACCGTGTCGGAGGCCTTTGGGTTCACGTTGCCGGTGCCTTTCTTGAGCACCGTGTACTTCAGTCCGCTGGAGGTCGTCTTCTGCTCCGGCTTTGCCTTCTCCTCGCGCGGCCCGGTCTTCCCGGGTTTGCTTTCTTCAGCACCTGACCCTTCATGCGAGCTGCCTGCCGTGGAACTGCCGGAAGTGGAATCCGAGGTCGAGGTGTTGCTGGAGGTATCGGACTTGGAATCGCAAGCGGCGACGAAAAGAGCGGCGGCACCGGCGAGGGCAAAGGAAATGGTCTTCATGGTGGATCGATTGAAACGTAGCACAACATCCGGCGCGATGGGCGCCGGGGTCAAGCAGGTGATCAGAGTTCGTTGTATTTGAGATTGTTCCCCCTGGACTTGTCCTCCGGGTAGCGTTGC
This window encodes:
- a CDS encoding FKBP-type peptidyl-prolyl cis-trans isomerase — encoded protein: MKTISFALAGAAALFVAACDSKSDTSSNTSTSDSTSGSSTAGSSHEGSGAEESKPGKTGPREEKAKPEQKTTSSGLKYTVLKKGTGNVNPKASDTVTVHYHGTLLNGTVFDSSVDRAEPASFPLNRVIPGWTEGVQLMVVGDKFKFEVPANLAYGPQSPTPAIPPNSTLVFEVELLGIQ